Proteins from a genomic interval of Rosa chinensis cultivar Old Blush chromosome 2, RchiOBHm-V2, whole genome shotgun sequence:
- the LOC112185857 gene encoding uncharacterized protein LOC112185857 isoform X1 → MDSAGNIRTSGLNTAGACGEDVNCPIQRWCHLCGQVQQVVKGPRSEECPPFDGKHPPKEGPDESPRCPLCEGNMTVMQHWVPEIKRLRPYWRCAGTNGFPYCRGYRWVDEMTVGCTEHNAGVRYNDIDARTNLTMYGPNCEVCDGFMMSFISRSELNPGRPYWFCYGYPGPIHRPQFIWGDECKIHFAGFDSFTQYEVPARSPQEGA, encoded by the exons ATGGACTCGGCTGGGAACATCAGAACTAGCGG GTTGAATACTGCTGGAGCATGCGGTGAGGATGTCAACTGTCCTATTCAAAGGTGGTGTCACCTATGCGGCCAGGTCCAGCAGGTAGTTAAAGGACCACGCTCTGAAGAATGCCCACCTTTTGACGGCAAGCACCCTCCCAAGGAAGGGCCGGACGAAAGTCCCCGATGCCCTCTCTGTGAAGGGAACATGACGGTGATGCAGCATTGGGTGCCTGAAATCAAGAGGCTGAGGCCGTACTGGAGGTGTGCCGGTACCAAC GGGTTCCCATATTGCAGGGGGTATAGATGGGTGGACGAGATGACCGTGGGATGCACCGAGCATAATGCAGGGGTGAGATATAAT GACATTGATGCACGTACGAACCTCACAATGTACGGTCCTAATTGTGAAGTGTGTGATGGCTTCATGATGTCGTTTATATCACGATCTGAATTGAATCCAGGCAGGCCTTATTGGTTCTGCTATGGTTACCCT GGTCCAATCCACAGGCCACAATTCATATGGGGAGATGAGTGCAAAATACATTTTGCGGGATTTGATTCCTTCACTCAATATGAAGTTCCGGCACGGTCACCACAGGAAGGTGCATAA
- the LOC112185857 gene encoding uncharacterized protein LOC112185857 isoform X2: protein MDSAGNIRTSGLNTAGACGEDVNCPIQRWCHLCGQVQQVVKGPRSEECPPFDGKHPPKEGPDESPRCPLCEGNMTVMQHWVPEIKRLRPYWRCAGTNGFPYCRGYRWVDEMTVGCTEHNAGDIDARTNLTMYGPNCEVCDGFMMSFISRSELNPGRPYWFCYGYPGPIHRPQFIWGDECKIHFAGFDSFTQYEVPARSPQEGA from the exons ATGGACTCGGCTGGGAACATCAGAACTAGCGG GTTGAATACTGCTGGAGCATGCGGTGAGGATGTCAACTGTCCTATTCAAAGGTGGTGTCACCTATGCGGCCAGGTCCAGCAGGTAGTTAAAGGACCACGCTCTGAAGAATGCCCACCTTTTGACGGCAAGCACCCTCCCAAGGAAGGGCCGGACGAAAGTCCCCGATGCCCTCTCTGTGAAGGGAACATGACGGTGATGCAGCATTGGGTGCCTGAAATCAAGAGGCTGAGGCCGTACTGGAGGTGTGCCGGTACCAAC GGGTTCCCATATTGCAGGGGGTATAGATGGGTGGACGAGATGACCGTGGGATGCACCGAGCATAATGCAGGG GACATTGATGCACGTACGAACCTCACAATGTACGGTCCTAATTGTGAAGTGTGTGATGGCTTCATGATGTCGTTTATATCACGATCTGAATTGAATCCAGGCAGGCCTTATTGGTTCTGCTATGGTTACCCT GGTCCAATCCACAGGCCACAATTCATATGGGGAGATGAGTGCAAAATACATTTTGCGGGATTTGATTCCTTCACTCAATATGAAGTTCCGGCACGGTCACCACAGGAAGGTGCATAA